One stretch of Cohaesibacter intestini DNA includes these proteins:
- the choV gene encoding choline ABC transporter ATP-binding protein, translating to MTLAVKIDTVSIVFGEDPEAALPLMDQGFDRAAIQDETGQILGVHNCSLDIEEGEIYVLMGLSGSGKSTLLRAVNGLNPVVRGAVHVNHGGALVNVTGASRQTLRHIRGRRVAMVFQQFGLLPWRTVVQNVGLGLELCGVPKKHRREAAIEQLALVGLEDWADRAVCELSGGMQQRVGLARAFATQAPILLMDEPFSALDPLIRAKLQDDLLALQDRLKRTILFVSHDLDEAFKLGNRIAIMEGGRIVQSGRPQDIFARPANAYVSDFVAHMNPLGVLRAEDAMVPLVGVHFDRTVAAGQLLSDILEVVARAKTPVGVLHGDQLVGQLTSEGVLSFLSGHVREAG from the coding sequence ATGACACTGGCGGTAAAGATTGACACTGTCTCTATCGTTTTCGGCGAGGATCCTGAGGCGGCCCTTCCGTTGATGGATCAAGGCTTCGACCGGGCCGCCATACAGGACGAAACTGGTCAAATTCTGGGTGTGCACAATTGCTCGCTGGATATAGAGGAGGGAGAAATCTATGTCCTTATGGGTTTGTCTGGCTCAGGCAAATCTACATTGTTGCGGGCGGTGAATGGGCTTAATCCGGTGGTGCGCGGTGCTGTTCACGTCAATCACGGTGGCGCTTTGGTGAATGTCACCGGAGCGTCAAGGCAGACCCTGAGGCATATTCGCGGACGGCGTGTGGCGATGGTGTTTCAGCAATTCGGGTTGTTGCCATGGCGGACCGTGGTTCAGAATGTCGGGTTGGGGCTGGAGCTCTGCGGTGTGCCGAAGAAACATCGCAGGGAAGCGGCGATTGAACAATTAGCGCTGGTTGGTCTCGAAGACTGGGCTGACAGGGCGGTCTGCGAATTGTCTGGCGGTATGCAGCAGCGGGTCGGGCTTGCTCGTGCCTTTGCCACCCAAGCGCCAATCCTGTTGATGGACGAGCCCTTCTCCGCCCTTGATCCTTTGATCCGGGCAAAGCTGCAGGACGACTTGTTGGCACTGCAGGACCGGTTAAAGCGCACAATCCTGTTCGTTAGCCATGATCTTGATGAAGCCTTCAAGCTTGGCAACCGGATTGCCATTATGGAAGGGGGGCGGATCGTTCAGAGCGGTCGACCTCAGGATATTTTTGCCCGGCCTGCAAATGCCTATGTTTCCGACTTTGTTGCTCATATGAATCCACTGGGGGTGTTGCGAGCAGAAGATGCGATGGTACCGCTCGTGGGCGTGCATTTTGATCGGACGGTGGCCGCTGGGCAGCTGCTGTCGGACATACTCGAGGTGGTTGCGCGAGCAAAGACACCCGTGGGTGTCTTGCATGGTGACCAACTCGTGGGGCAGCTGACATCCGAAGGTGTGCTGTCTTTCCTGTCTGGTCATGTTCGCGAGGCTGGGTGA